In the Pseudanabaena sp. PCC 7367 genome, one interval contains:
- the gltB gene encoding glutamate synthase large subunit, translating into MEKNQSAQKSTRIPGQSWLVEERDACGVGFLASQHGHASHDILAKSLKALACVEHRGACSADRDSGDGAGLLTAIPWQLLQKETPEIDPDTTAVGMMFLPQESDRQAQVRQVVQQVATAEGLQVQRWRSVPVKPELLGSQARENQPQIEQVIFSAAQLKRENPEADLDRVIYIVRRRIKLEIERLYADWHKDFYIVSLSNRTIVYKGMVRSAVLGEFYSDLTNPDFITPFSIYHRRFSTNTMPKWPLAQPMRYLGHNGEINTLLGNVNWFHARQGDLTHPHWGDRIGDIMPVLKPNESDSANLDHVFELLVETGRSPLEALMIMVPEAYESQPDLKDYPGIVDFYEYYSGLQEAWDGPALLAFSDGITVGAALDRNGLRPARYCITTDGMVIVSSEAGTVDVPESQIIEKGRLGPGQLIAVDLSKNEVLKNWDVKQKIAQARPYGEWLQQHRTELAAQSFPAQANLDEQKLLTYQTAFGYTLEDVEMIIEAMAQMGKEPTFCMGDDIPLAVLSQKPHLLYNYFKQRFAQVTNPPIDPLREGMVMSLAMNLGSRGNILEVKPEFARQLKIKSPVLNEAELDQIQMLGFKSEKLDIVFPVIAGPDGLKATLLELCDRAVELVKAGTEILILSDRKLGKEYAFLPPLLAVGAVHHRLIDAGLRMKASIVVETAQCWSTHHFACLLGYGASAICPYLAFETTRQWWQKPKTQIQMEQGKIKNLSIIQVQESYRKAVEAGLLKILSKMGISLLSSYSGAQIFEAIGIGGEVIDLCFKGTTSRIGGMTLNNIACEVISFHQRAFPEFHGSKLENLGFIQYRPKGEYHMNSPAMAKALHKAVKADGNYDHYEIYKQQLQGRPATALRDLLDFESDRPSIAIEEVEPAAEIVKRFCTGAMSLGALSREAHEVLAVAMNRLGGKSNSGEGGEDPARYSPIADINAGASATFPHLKNLQPGDTANSAIKQVASGRFGVTPAYLVSSNQLEIKIAQGAKPGEGGQLPGPKVSNYIAMLRNSKAGVPLISPPPHHDIYSIEDLAQLIFDLHQINTRAKVSVKLVAEIGIGTIAAGVAKANADIIQISGHDGGTGASPLSSIKHAGSPWELGLAEVHTVLMENRLRDRVLLRVDGGFKTGWDVMIAALLGGEEYGFGTVAMIAEGCIMARVCHTNRCPVGVTSQLEQFRKRFPGAPDNVVKFMLFVAEEVRSLLAKLGYRSLKEVIGRSDLLIQRQDIELTKPESVDLTCLIDLPDAKTNRSWLEHGAKPHSNGPVLDDQILADAEIKAAIANQTDLSKAYPIVNTDRTVGARVAGAIAETYGNSGLASQLNLEFTGSAGQSFGAFNLPGMNLNLTGEANDYVGKGMRGGEIAIKPQADRAYDPAKNVIIGNTCLYGATGGFLAASGLAGERFGVRNSGAKAVVEGTGDHCCEYMTGGVIVVLGTTGRNIGAGMTGGIAYFLDQDGRLLERMSGETLAKQRVTTVAGERQLKDLIQAHYDRTDSAKAKLILDSWSAYLPKFWQIVPPSEQDSPEASDQVEVATAVYS; encoded by the coding sequence CGGTGGGTATGATGTTTTTGCCCCAGGAAAGCGATCGCCAGGCACAGGTAAGGCAGGTGGTTCAGCAAGTGGCCACAGCCGAAGGCTTGCAAGTGCAACGATGGCGCAGCGTACCAGTCAAACCAGAATTGCTGGGTAGCCAAGCCCGTGAAAACCAACCCCAGATCGAGCAGGTGATCTTCAGTGCTGCTCAGCTAAAAAGAGAAAATCCAGAGGCAGACCTGGATCGAGTTATTTATATTGTGCGCCGCCGAATCAAGCTGGAAATCGAGCGCCTCTATGCCGATTGGCACAAGGATTTTTACATTGTGTCCCTGTCCAATCGCACGATCGTATATAAGGGCATGGTGCGATCGGCGGTATTGGGTGAGTTTTACAGCGATTTGACTAACCCTGATTTTATTACTCCTTTTTCGATTTACCATCGTCGCTTCAGCACCAACACCATGCCCAAATGGCCATTGGCACAACCGATGCGCTATCTGGGGCACAACGGCGAAATCAATACCCTGCTGGGTAATGTGAACTGGTTCCATGCCCGTCAGGGCGATCTGACCCACCCCCACTGGGGCGATCGGATTGGCGATATTATGCCGGTGCTCAAGCCCAACGAGAGTGATTCGGCCAACCTGGATCATGTATTTGAACTGCTGGTAGAAACTGGCCGCAGTCCGCTGGAAGCATTGATGATCATGGTGCCGGAAGCCTACGAAAGTCAGCCGGATTTGAAAGACTATCCCGGCATCGTGGATTTCTATGAGTATTACAGCGGCCTGCAGGAAGCCTGGGATGGCCCTGCGTTGCTCGCCTTTAGTGATGGCATTACCGTAGGCGCTGCCCTCGATCGCAATGGTTTGCGTCCTGCCCGCTATTGCATCACCACCGATGGCATGGTGATTGTTAGCTCGGAGGCTGGCACTGTTGATGTGCCTGAGTCACAAATCATTGAAAAAGGTCGCCTTGGCCCCGGCCAATTGATCGCCGTTGATTTGAGTAAGAATGAAGTGCTCAAGAACTGGGATGTAAAGCAAAAGATCGCCCAGGCACGTCCCTATGGCGAGTGGTTGCAGCAACATCGCACCGAGCTAGCGGCGCAATCATTCCCAGCCCAGGCCAACCTGGATGAGCAAAAACTGCTTACCTATCAAACTGCCTTTGGCTACACGCTCGAAGATGTGGAAATGATCATCGAAGCGATGGCGCAAATGGGCAAAGAACCCACCTTCTGTATGGGTGATGATATTCCGCTGGCGGTGCTTTCCCAGAAACCGCATTTACTCTATAACTATTTCAAACAGCGCTTTGCCCAGGTCACCAACCCACCGATCGATCCTTTGCGAGAGGGCATGGTGATGTCGTTGGCGATGAACTTGGGTTCCCGTGGCAACATTCTGGAAGTGAAGCCAGAGTTTGCCCGTCAGCTTAAGATCAAAAGCCCAGTTTTGAATGAAGCCGAGTTAGACCAAATCCAGATGCTGGGCTTTAAGAGTGAAAAACTAGATATTGTGTTCCCAGTTATTGCTGGCCCCGATGGTCTCAAAGCCACATTGCTCGAACTATGCGATCGCGCGGTAGAACTGGTTAAAGCTGGTACTGAAATCTTGATTCTCTCCGATCGCAAGCTGGGTAAAGAATATGCCTTCTTGCCGCCATTGCTGGCCGTGGGTGCAGTGCATCATCGCCTGATCGATGCGGGGCTACGGATGAAGGCTTCGATCGTAGTAGAAACAGCCCAATGCTGGAGTACCCATCACTTTGCCTGCCTGCTGGGCTATGGTGCCAGTGCAATTTGCCCCTATCTGGCATTTGAAACCACACGGCAATGGTGGCAGAAGCCCAAGACCCAGATCCAGATGGAACAGGGTAAAATCAAGAACCTGTCGATTATTCAGGTACAGGAAAGCTACCGCAAGGCAGTGGAAGCAGGTTTACTCAAAATCCTGTCTAAGATGGGAATTTCTTTGCTATCTAGCTACAGCGGTGCCCAGATTTTTGAGGCGATCGGCATTGGCGGTGAAGTGATCGATCTCTGTTTTAAGGGCACCACCTCTCGCATTGGTGGCATGACCCTCAATAATATTGCCTGTGAAGTAATTAGCTTCCATCAGCGCGCTTTCCCCGAATTCCACGGCAGTAAGCTGGAGAATCTTGGCTTCATTCAATATCGCCCCAAGGGTGAATATCACATGAATAGCCCAGCGATGGCGAAAGCCTTACATAAAGCCGTCAAAGCTGATGGCAACTACGATCACTATGAAATCTATAAGCAACAGTTGCAGGGTCGTCCGGCAACGGCATTACGCGATCTACTAGATTTTGAGAGCGATCGCCCTAGTATTGCGATCGAGGAAGTGGAACCCGCCGCAGAGATCGTTAAGCGTTTTTGCACTGGCGCAATGTCGCTGGGGGCGCTGAGCCGAGAAGCCCATGAGGTGCTGGCGGTGGCGATGAATCGGCTGGGCGGCAAGTCCAACAGTGGCGAGGGTGGTGAAGATCCAGCAAGGTATAGTCCGATCGCTGACATTAATGCTGGTGCTTCGGCCACATTCCCCCACCTCAAAAATTTGCAACCCGGTGATACGGCTAATTCAGCGATCAAGCAGGTGGCTTCAGGGCGGTTTGGTGTAACACCTGCCTATCTGGTCAGTTCCAATCAATTGGAAATTAAAATTGCCCAGGGCGCAAAACCCGGTGAAGGTGGGCAGCTACCAGGCCCCAAGGTGAGCAATTACATTGCCATGCTGCGTAATTCTAAGGCTGGTGTACCATTAATTTCACCGCCGCCCCACCATGACATCTATTCGATCGAAGACCTGGCGCAATTGATTTTTGACCTGCATCAGATCAATACCAGAGCCAAAGTTTCAGTCAAGCTAGTGGCAGAAATTGGCATCGGTACGATCGCCGCTGGGGTGGCCAAGGCCAATGCTGATATTATTCAAATTTCTGGTCATGATGGTGGCACCGGCGCATCACCACTCAGCTCGATTAAACATGCGGGTAGTCCCTGGGAATTGGGTCTGGCCGAAGTGCATACGGTGTTGATGGAAAACAGACTCCGCGATCGGGTCTTACTGCGCGTAGATGGCGGCTTCAAAACTGGCTGGGATGTGATGATCGCAGCGTTGCTAGGTGGCGAAGAATATGGCTTTGGCACGGTAGCAATGATCGCCGAAGGTTGCATTATGGCGCGGGTCTGCCATACGAATAGATGTCCGGTGGGTGTAACTTCCCAACTGGAACAATTCCGCAAGCGCTTCCCTGGTGCCCCCGACAATGTGGTTAAGTTCATGCTGTTTGTGGCCGAAGAGGTACGATCGCTGTTGGCCAAGTTGGGCTATCGATCGCTGAAGGAGGTGATTGGCCGTTCTGATTTACTGATCCAGCGCCAGGATATTGAACTCACCAAGCCAGAATCGGTGGATCTAACTTGCCTGATTGATTTACCCGATGCCAAAACTAATCGCTCCTGGCTAGAACACGGAGCCAAGCCCCACAGCAATGGCCCAGTGTTAGATGATCAAATTCTGGCCGATGCTGAGATCAAAGCAGCGATCGCAAATCAAACTGATCTGAGCAAAGCCTATCCAATCGTAAACACCGATCGCACGGTTGGAGCCAGGGTAGCCGGGGCGATCGCCGAAACCTATGGCAACAGCGGCCTGGCCAGTCAGCTTAATTTGGAATTCACTGGCAGTGCGGGGCAAAGCTTTGGTGCATTTAATTTACCGGGCATGAATTTAAATCTAACTGGCGAGGCAAATGACTATGTTGGTAAGGGAATGCGTGGTGGTGAGATCGCCATTAAACCCCAGGCCGATCGTGCCTATGATCCAGCTAAAAACGTAATCATTGGTAATACCTGTCTCTATGGTGCAACCGGTGGTTTCCTGGCGGCCAGTGGCCTGGCGGGTGAACGGTTTGGCGTGCGTAACTCTGGCGCGAAGGCAGTAGTTGAAGGCACTGGCGATCACTGCTGTGAATATATGACCGGTGGGGTGATTGTGGTACTGGGCACAACTGGCCGCAACATTGGCGCAGGCATGACCGGTGGAATTGCCTACTTCTTAGATCAAGATGGCAGATTGCTAGAGCGCATGAGTGGTGAGACATTAGCTAAGCAGCGGGTCACGACGGTGGCGGGTGAACGACAGCTCAAAGATCTGATTCAAGCCCATTACGATCGCACCGACAGCGCCAAAGCCAAACTAATCCTTGACAGTTGGTCAGCATATTTGCCCAAATTCTGGCAGATTGTACCGCCTTCTGAACAGGATTCACCGGAAGCCAGCGATCAAGTTGAGGTGGCAACTGCTGTATATAGTTAG